Part of the Carassius carassius chromosome 20, fCarCar2.1, whole genome shotgun sequence genome, ttatgaagtttcaataacaatatgcaatactataccattcaaaagcttgatgtaaataatataaatgtaacaaataaatgtaactgtaacaaatgtaacaaacaatgctgttctttcaatttattcccccgaaaaaacctgaaaaaaaaaattctccgctcttttcaacattaataataatctattaatatgagCACAGAGATGTTCAGTTCTCTGGTGACAAGAAAAGTCATGATTGCCTCCAAAGGCAGCATTTGTTACAAAGAGACTTTCACTGATGCACTACTTAAAAAAGCCAAATCTGCAACCTTTAACAAGTTAAACAATGCAAAAGTTTAAACACTATGCatggaaaattataaaaaaaattgttgttttgtttttagcaaactgattttgatattgataactgctggttttgcacatttatttaatgttttgtaatgatttatttatttagaaagaatgtcctcagtttacttttatttctgacAAGATTTTCAGGTGAAAGAAGTTTCCATGGGCTATGCCTCCTGTACAAAATGTTCGGAGTGATTGCAGTAATTGTATAACATTTATGGTCTACTTGTATATGTTATGGAGTAACTAATAAATCTTAATAGGTGAAAGGATATTATgtgtataatatgtattatagTGTTAGGTATCTCATAGGTTTCTCACAAGTGTGTGTGCAACGGTGGAGCATACATTGGCGGTGGGCTGAAGGTTCTCGTGTGCATGTGGGGGAGGGGGGTTGTAGTACTCATAAAATTTCTTCAACGTTGGCAGGTATGTCTACCCCACAACTCTAAACCTATCCACTGCATAGCGTATACATGCCAAAATCTATTTTTGTGTATCAATACCATGAGTTTCCAGTTTTATTTGGCATACTATTTATGCACATTTTCATGAGATCGGGTTAAATAATTACACAAGCTATGCAGTGTAATTAAATCTTCTACATTCTCAGCATCCTCCCATGGTGGTTGCTTAGTTTTGTATTGCAAGCCAACATCTCAATAACTATCTTAAATGTCTAACAGAAACAAATCTTATACACACAGAGAGGTCAGTCCATACCAGCAGCAGCAGATCTCCTTGAAGGTCTTTCTCATCTCTTGGCTCCTAAAGGCATAGATTAGAGGGTCTATGACCGAGTTGCACATGATGAGGATCAGGTACATGTTGAAGTGGGACATGAAGCAGATGCAATAAGGGTTCCGTGGACAGGAAATCATGAGGATAAGGTGCAAGAAAAAGGGAGCCCAGCACACAACGAAAACACCTAGCAGGATAGTGATGGTGATGGCCCCTTTCATATTTGCCGCCTGCCAGATAGGGCCATTGCCAGGGAGAGCAGCAATGCGCTTCATGTGCAGTCGGGCTAGAAGAAACATGTGGACGTAGAGAGAGGCCATAAGTGCCAGCATGGTGAAGAACATACTGATAAGGCAGATGAGAACGGTGGTGCTCTCCGAGTACACGATAAAGAGCACACCAGAGACCATGCAGAAGGTCCAGATGCAGGTGATGATGGTGCCCGCCCGCCGTTGAGTCATGATGTTGTGGTAGCGCAAGGCGTAGAAGATTGTGATGTAGCGGTCCACCGCGATGGCCAGCAAACTCCAAATGGAGGCCAACAGTGAGCTACAAATCATTGAGTCAAAAATGTTGTCCATGTTCTTGATGATGCTCTCGCGATTGGTCAGGTTGCCCCCTGTGATGAGTGCCATCACTACTGTTTCTGAGGCATTGGAGACACTGACCAACAAGTCTGCTACGGCTAAACTGCAGATAAAGAAATACATGGGAGAATGAAGGTTCTTGTTCTTGACAATAGCTGCAATCACCAGAATGTTCTCCAGGAGACTGACGAGCCCGAGCGTGAGGAAGACCTCTGTGGAGATGAGCAGCTGCTCATAGCATCCAGAGGCTGATCCTCTCTCGCCCTGAGCAGGCTTTCCCACTGGTATTGCTCCCTGGCTGTGATTCCGGTATGAATGCTGCAGTCCATGATGAAGTGAGGTGTTCATTTCCCTAAATATCCGTAGTCAGTGGCTTGATCTGTGTCTGCTTCAGTCTGGTGAATTTGAATTGAACATCATCCGTCATGTAGATCAAAGAAAGCAGGTACTGTGTGAGCATCTGTCACCTCACCTCTGTGATAACTCTTCCTCCAAATCAGTAAAAGTGTCTGCCAATTGTCTGCAAGCTacacataacaaaaataaattaatgtaaaaaaaaatagagacaGAAACATGCAAACAGAGAATCAGAGGACAGGAGACAGCATCAATCGACTGAATCTGAAAAAGCTGACTCTGTTTCAACACTGTTTAAGTGCAAACAGTGTTTGGAGTGAGGTACTCGGTCTCCAGAGCTTCCAGCACTTGGCAGACAGGAGAGTGAAATTCTCTTGCCTCTACAGCCACTGACTGGCATGCTGAGCCCAGGCTCCTCCCCCAGCTATCTCCACCAATCATAGGCAGTTTTAATGGGTGAATGTAAGCTAATATCAGAAGGAGGACAGCGTATGAATGGGGTTGCCTCTCTTttcaacaaatacataaaatccTTTATAGGAGGTATTTACTTAAAGCATTTTGGTGGTATGTTTCTAAAATTAAGCAATTCAAGGAACAAGCATGATTGTATCTTgcgagtaatatatatatatatatatatatatatatatatatatatatatatatatatatatatatatatatatatatatatatatatatatctcagtgaTTCACTGTGACAATCACTTGTTTAATTTctgaataaattaatgttttgaaagcattggctattttaatgatcaaatgaTTCACTCAAAGAGAGTCACTTTTTTTAAGTTCTGAATAAATCTGAAGATATTCCATAAATTAAATGAATCTGTTAAATAAATTGAGATTGAGTGATTAATTCATAAAGACAGTAAATTGTTTAGTTTCTATCATAGTCTGTTTGAAAGATTTGGTTAtatgaatgatttaatgattcTATCCAATGGTTACTTGGTTTGATTGTGTATAAACTAGTGTTACAGAAAACTAGAAGAGATACATATAGTTAAAGGTCGCAATGCTGTTGGACTGATCAGGCAATCAAATTTGAGGACCAGAATAAATGTTGATTGATATTGcctattgttttatttacaggTTTGGATTAGCATCTAACAAATCACCTCATTAGCATTTTATGAATGCTTAATGAGGTTCATGAATCAGAGCTGACTACTCTCTTTAGCCTATTGATTATACAGTTTTATGTCCAAATGCAGAAAATCAATTACAGTCAACAGAGCCTGAAGACAGGGACTGACCCCTTCTGTGATCATCACATGGGAATAGACACTATGAATATTGTACAAACAACAGCTAATCCAGTTTAGTGAAGAGGTGAGACAAACAAGTTTTcgttaaaagaaaaatagaaactggaaaagaagaaattttatgagatttgtaatgCTGATACATTAaggaaagggtttttttttttgagagagagagagaactgattATGGCATTGCAGTATaacataaacaatttaaaaaaaaaaaatcggactaATGCTTAATAATGATCCTAATGTATGCACAGTTCCAATCCCCCAAAACTGAGCATATTGAAATCTTAATTTGTAAGATTGTCTCGTCTATCTCAAAGGGATAAATTTCATTTCAAATTCAGATAAATTGTtggtgctaaataaataaataaaaaagaaaaggattAAAAACACCAACATTAAAAGTCAAATTTTAAAAAGCAAAGTTGCAATAATGGGTTTTcaagaaaaaaacatacaaacatactGTTATATAACATACAAGCCCACCCACTTTGTTTCTTGTGAAACCCCTTAGCAAGAAGGCTGCATATTGGATATGTACTTATCAGAGCAGCCCTCTTACATTCTTTATAGCTTCATAAGTCAGAGGTATTCCTATGGGTACATGACACTAAATTCTAGAATTCTCCACATTGTTAACTAGGTTACAATATGTAAACTTTAGAATTTCCATCTCACACCAGCACTGTAACATGCTCTTAAGTGTCATGACCATGCTACATCTCACTGACCTCCAGTGtaagaaatgcataaaaatatgaagaaaaaattgTGTTTCTATAGACCTAttgttacgtttatgaactttctgttccctaatttggtcttcctgttcttgttttgttaattgattattccccacctgtctccagttccctcattacctcctgtgtgtttaaatacccgttcagttcttcctcgtccgtgattgtatatgttatgtctatgttaatgctatattggtatatgtatatttgtaaatgttaacctaagattgtattgtaaatgtagtatattgtctgtaatctccttcgtcatccagtaaactcctcatttgttccagatcctcctctagcactttttCCTTACGTTAGCACACCCTTATTTGTAACACCTATATCTTCCTATATCATCCTCTCGTCTTGTTACATTAAATAGCCATGTTTTCAAGTGTAGTTATGCAAGCCTTGAGATTTTTAACATTCACAGTATGGTATACAGCATGTCCTTGAGCTAAACACCACatagaatgttttatttaaaagaaaaaaaatgtgcacaGAAAGAGCTGAGGTAGAAGAATGTTCTAAAGTAATACATTATACTTGTGAGTGTAAGAAATATttcacattcatttaaaatcagcAATAATAAAGCATATTTCAACACACAAACATGTCAGCACAAATTGATTTTTCTGGTGGCATTGACACTGCTAACAACCAAAAAATTGGATTTTAAATTTGAACAATTATAATAAAGTTCTGTTAACATTCTCTCCAATATTTGTGCAAACTATTACAAATGACTCTTAACCTAACCTAGCACAACACAATACAACATAACGTttctagcatttaaaaaaaaattaactcttgcattcatgacctcaaggttggattattgtaatgctttattgggtggttgcttACTATAAGCAGGAAGTATGACCacattagcccggttctgtcaacactgcactggctccctattaaacattgtatatatttaaatatcttgcttattacttataaagccctgaatggtttagcacctcactatttgaatgagctcttattgcattataatcctccacatccgctgcattctcaaaactctggcaatttgataatgccTAGAATTTCAAAATCAACTGCCGGTGAcagatcctttttctatttaGCGCCAAAACTCTgcagaggcagacacactctgtcagtttaaatctagattaaagacccatctctttaatctggcttacacataacacactaacacatttctaatattcaaatctgttaatggatccaccgggacaagaccacaggaaccagatgagtcctctgcacaatctgactttactgcagcctggaattgaacttctggttttgtctggtcagaggagaactgaccatCCCGTAACCCATTTTggtgacactttattttagggtctcttaactagttgcttattagtatgaatattactagaatattagccatttattagtactaattaagcacatattattgcttattctacattcctaataaGTAACACTTAATAATAACTTTCAGTTATaagtaatttataaattattagttaatgatTAATGTATCATTTACAAACCATAACGATActttcataaatgattaatacGTTGTATGCTAATGATTTACAAAtctaaagttatttaaaaaaatgtttaaatcatgaaaataaatcaaacagTTCATTAGTAAATGGTTTATTAGCTGatacattatttataatttataaatcattaaagTATTTTTGTCAAAATAGTTTTGTATCATCTCAATAAACAATTGTTAATCATGACCAAATGATGAACAAACCATTAGTAAATGATCAGTATGTGATTTATTGATGCAGTTTTAAGCTGTGTTCAAAAACGAAAACTTGCAGGTATACTAAAGCactattttagtaatttatttgttttgaagtggataaacatttataaatgccttACAGTCATATGATTCCAGTGGGTTGTGTTAAATTCTTTCATTCATCAGCACAGACTTGTGTTCTGTGTTGAGTGTGTGGGATCTAGTGATGACGTGAACCTCTCAACCGCTTTTACCTTCCACTGAAGCTCACATCGGGTGCACAGAGTTAAAGACTCCATGTGTGTCAGAGAAGACAGCTGTCTATACCCTCACCAATCAGCACTTACACTGCACTCTACAAAGTGTTCAACACCTGTTACAGATGATGTGTAAAAGacttaataaatcatttataaagttTTCTGCATTCCcaatctaaagtgtaaactattCATCACTTTCTGACCTTTTTTACCtgttacaaattatttgtatatttatacaaGTCATTTATAAAATGATCTGcattccctaatctaaagtgtattattatttatcttatttaacatttaattttcacagGTTTGTgtaatattctgagtttgcatttgactctttttattcattttacagtatactaaatatgtttttgtttaggtgagatgagtaaatgcatgtttttaCGTTTTATATTTTTGCATATGATTTTTCTGTGTGCTTTCTCATAATGAAGGTTGTTGTTTGCTTAAATATACAAGAGTTAAAAATAATcaaagcacatatatatatatagttaacaaACTATTGAAAGCACAGAGAGACATTCTGACATGGTAGAAATATTTTTAGCTTTAGCTTCTTGCCTAGTTCTTAAAATATCTGATAATGTTCTGATTTCTCTTACTGAACTACTGTAGCTAATGCACAATATGAACAAAATGGTATAATGAAACATCACAATTCCTGCCATTTCAACAACCATCTATTTACCTGCCAATAGGACCGCAGTTATTGGGTCTTATAGCCATTGGTCCCCTTGGTCAGGATATGAGATCTATATAATAAACATAATGCtcaatatttatttcataaaagttgTTCCAAATGTGCTCAGGGAAACCAATAAGAAGTTATGTTTAACTGAATGCTGCATCTTTGTCTCTGCTGAATTCCAGACATCAAAAAATAAGATAGCTTTGATgtgacaaatataaaaaaatatatatatatatatatatatatatatatatatatatatatatatatatatatatatatatattttttttttttttttttttttttttttttgagcacacAATGTCTCTTCAGGCTTGAAAACATTCCTTCTCCCAACTCTATTATAAAGTATTCAGGGTCAGCACAAAGAGCAAATGTCCAGCACATCCTGCAGTGGTGTATTAAGAATAACCTGACccccgacacacacacaaaaaaagaaagaactcaGTGAACCCGAAGAAGCTCAGGGCCACAGAACACATTTCGAGCATTGTGAATATCCAGACATTCATATTTTTCTAGATTTCTAATACCTCTGCCATGGTAAATAAATTACACATGAGCACATTTATTTCCTAATAAGTCTAAAAAAGCATTGTAAAAGTGGAAAAGCTCAGCATGTCTATTAAAAGTGTAAACATGGTGGCTCTGTAGCCTACCATCAAAAATGCTGGGCTGCATTTTCCTGAAACCTTGTGTGCCTATTAAGAAGACaaaatatattgaattaaataCAAACCATTGGCATCACCAGGCTTATATGGGAAAATATATAGCTCCATTTGTTTAAACATCAAACCTAGTTTTACAAGATGTTCAAGCAATGGTTTGAGTTTGGGGATGGGGGCATCTGTTTGCTGACTAATGACGGACAGTGGTAATAGCATAATTGAATAGAACTTGaaacattattaatatcattataaCTGATTATTAACAGCTGTCTATATCTACTTGACAACAGGCTGTTGTGCATTAGAGCTTATATACAGCAGCATCTTGAAGATATTATGTTTTTAACGCTGTAATGATTTCCTGTTTGAGagccacacaaaaacacacacacaataagctGCTCGGATGAGTAACACTGTTTTTAAAAAGAGAAATTAGTCTAAGAATGGGAGAAAAGAGAGACTGAATTAGATTAATTACTGCGATGACACTAGCATAATGAACATTCTCTGACATAAATAATCAATTCTGTCTTATGTGAAACAGTACACATCAGACATACAtttatctatatttttatttcttcaaaaattacaatttaacttTTAGTTACTATAATGATTTCTGACCTTCACTCAAATCTGTGTGTTGCAGATCACAGCGTGTTTTCTCTTCATGGGTACACGCAAAAAGCCATGCAGTTcaatttaaaatgacataaatgaatttcttcttttaatgaatcactCTGGCAAATCTTTTATTGAATTAACTACTAAAGCAACAAGGCATTGCTTTTATAAATGGAACAAATTCATTATAGATTGGACACAAAGACTCACAAACTCTGCAGAGTTTCCAGTATGACCATTTCTTCTGACAAATCTTAAATGAGTAAATTAACTCACTGCTTCCATCAAAGACTTACTTAACTGCTATTACACTTcactttcatttgtttgttttttttttttttttatttttagtttgtgaatatttgtgattttaagatttttttggaTGACAGATAAATCCATTGTCGAGCTGATGACTAAGAGATAAAAGTGactgtatatgaaaaaaaatataaaacactgaGTATGCAGAAAATTCATATTCAAgcacatttgcatttatttatctgACCTTACACTCTCCTGTTTGACCTTACAAAATGACCTTACAAAATGACCTTGCACAAATGCATCCAGGcagcttttttttaatgtttatgtttttaagttTTGCAGACATCATAAAAGATACACTCTTAAGAAAAATGGTTATGGAAGTATTAGTGCTAAATAGAACCTTTTTATTATCACATTGTAGCAAAAATGACAATGTTCTAACAACAGTTACTAGCAGAATACATAAATGAATGACAGTGGACAAAGAACATAAATAACTTCTCAAAGAAGTAAAACAAAATGGTCTGTTGAAGACCAAGCTCCAGTGATGCCTTTAAATTTATTCACAttgttaaatggaaaaaaataatgggATAGCTGGATATGTATATGCATAAAccctagtaataataataataaatctaacaAAATGGAGCATAAATtccatatgtttttttatttacacactaAAGCTAAGTACACTGGTGGGAGACAATTTGTGGAAATGTAGTTTGCTGCTGCATTTAGTTTTAGTCCAGCCAGCAGGGGCTGATCATTCCCCGACTTGCATGGGTGCAACAGTCCTAGTGTAATAAAGCTGACTTTAGACTATGAATAGGAGCATCCTTCAGATGAGACATTAAACTGGCCTCCTGACATTCTGTTGTCATTAACTCTCcacattaaatatgaatttgaCCTCATTGTTTAGGCTGGTAGCGCATCCTGATGGTCATATTGAGCTTTTCTGGATGCACTTCCCCTCTTTTTGAGCAGCTTCATCAAGGCCCAGACTATGAATGGAGCTTTTGCATGCAGTAGGCAGAGTCTGGTTCCTTAATGAAGAAGAGGAGAGTAGTATTCTTAAAGGTGCActgagtgttcctgtggctcaagtggtagagcattgtgttagcagtgcaaggttgtgtgttcgattcccagggcacacatgttaggtaaaaaatgtcagcctgaatgcactataagtcgcattggataaaagcgtctgctaaatgcagaattattttaaattgtaagtgTTTTTGCCCAACAATATTGATATTtgaaagcaccaaaacaaacacgaccataccccaacaggacctcacacttattttaaaatatccGCCCAACACGCACGTACACATCCATGGCAACAATGATCGAGGAAACAAGAGATGACACACAAGCATACTCAAACAAAAGCTAAAGCAGATTAGTTGTGTGTAACAAAGCAAAATCAACGTTATTCATCTATCAAATCTATCTATAAGAAACAGTGCAACCTCAGCGTGCGATTCGAACCCTTCCTGCTCCTTGAGTTCACTCCATCACATATCTTATGTGATATCTCTGCGTGTCCTACCTCTTGCCCAATTGTAACCCTTCTTTTTAAAGTTTAGTTTCTCTgatattttcctctttttttatctgccatctctctctatctatatTCGATCTGCTCATTTAAAGACACGTCCCCTTAGTGATGtctggctacaagtgtgttttgggactcgcTCTGACATTGTGGTCAAAAGtgtttttcaaaaattgctaagtGCACCTAACTAAATAGAGGTGGTCACAATTACATGTTTTCTTAtactaaaaagagaaaaagacataGAAAAACCAGTTAGCATTTCAAAGCtataatttataaacattttcaGAAAGAAATTATTTACCTGATGAGAGTGTGTTGACAGTCTGTGTAGTTTGATGGTTGAGCTCCAGAAAATCAGCAATGAGGCATCAGAGTAAAGCCTCCATTAGggttttacattaaaataacaataaccaCTACACCAGCAGCATGTTGTGTGAATTAAGTTTGCTTTGGTAACGGTTTAGATTACAACCAGCAAAGAACTAGGTAAGTATACTGAATTCATGGTGTACGTGTCTGTAATTATAGTGTAGGCCTACCTATAAATAATGTAGGTGTAGGTATAAGGTAACAATGTGTTACGTTTGGGTTATAAGGGGGTAACAACCTGTAAAAAGACAAATAATTTATACTGTATGCATTTTGAAACTAAGAGGTACCTATTCTAATATTATGTGGTATATATGGCCTAAACACCAATCTTATGTTTGGGAATGATTTAGAAAGGTGATacactttttataattttatattgttccatcgaacaattaaattaaaagtaatgcaatatttttcTCTGTAATTACTGTGCAAATATGCACTTGTTCTTGAACAAGTCCAACTTGTTCCTCCCGTGTTccatgtacagtcatggccaaaggtTTTGTCAGTGaggtaattttgtgttttgcaaagtttgctgcttcagtatttgtagattattttttaatatgtttttatgatatactgaaaaacaatgataagtATATCATGAGATATAGAAATtagcaaatataaaatataatgagtcAATATTTAGAGTGTTGACCCTTGTTAGTCATAACCTCAGCAGTtcgctctggcatgctggatattagtttctggaccaaatcctgactgatggcgatccattcttgccttattagttctcaGAACTGATCACAATTtctgggcttctgcttgtcccctcgccttttgaggactgaccacaggttctctatgggattgagatctggggagttgcctggccacgGATCCAAAATTCAAATCTAATGATCTTcaagccacttctttatcactcttgctttgtgacatggtgatccatcatgctggaaaatgcatggatcatcaccaaattgctcatggatcatTGAAGGAAGTTGCTCTTGCTGGACGTTTTGATACCactctttattcatggcagtgtttttgggcagaattatgagagccCACAtccttggttgaaaagcaacccacACATGGATGTTCtgaggatgcttcactgttggcacaacacaggactcatggtaacgttcaccttttcttctccgaaaaatgtattttccagatgtcccaaacagtcggaagggagcttcatctgagaaaataactttgcactAGTATTCTGCcgtccaatccttgtacttcctgcagaattccAGTCTGTCCTTGaagtttttcttggagagaagtggcttctatACTGCCCTTATTGACACCAGACCATTGTGCAAAAGActttgcctcactgtgcgtgcagatgctcacacaccaacctgctgccattcctgagcaagtgTTACCCGCCTCAAGTCTGGGAAGCCTGAGTGGGTaaattaaatgtacatgtaattcttgcatgtgaggccattttgaaGCAAAGCGATGATGGTTGCACATGTTTCGCTGGAGGCAAGTTAGATTGTAaattagattgtaagagcagactgattgctataaaaggagggaagaagtGCTTCCAGTCATTTTGTCCTTGATAGCAATGGTTAATTGAGGTAAACATTGCTATCAAGAACACAATGACTGGAAGCACTTCTTCCCTCCGtttatagcaatcagtctgctcttacaatctaattagAATGATAGGGATTTTACATAGTACTCATTCACGCTTTCATGTGTACTGCTGAtattagtcaattaatgttagctggtcattttgcGTCTGTATCAAACAAGAgtaaaatgaatttttttgtgaaaagatcattttttggccaatgaagcttgtagcaattatttaaaagaaTCTGATCACTTTACACAATCTAGAAACACTGTGAATAGTCAATAATCTAGAAACACTGTGAATAGTCAACAcgtggctaggtttaaaacacgGAAAAGTTCATTTTTAGATATACAAGGCAACATAATAGATGCACTTGTGGTGGTAGAAAAAAGTTCTTTAAGACCCCctgggattgcttgtaataaagatttaaatgcataGGAAAAGGCACCAGAACCGACTCCTGTTGGTGAgttttaatttcaaatgtttGTGATAGTCTACTTTGTAACGGtggctacccaaataaaatttgatttaataaatgtaaatttaagttaaattgttCAGGCGCCAGACAAGCAAaacttgtcaagaaaaaaaaaaaaaaaaaaaaaaaaaaaattatatatatatatatatatatatatatacagtcaacaTCTCTTCCAGTTGCTCTGTAATGACAGCTTGTTTGGCAGGTGTTGTGCAGTATGGTCTTTGTTTTATAGGTACTTGGTGGGTAGTATATATGTGATGCTGTGTAACTTCAGTACGTCCCGGACAAAGGGTACACACTTGAGGGTTTGACTCGAGGATCTGCAGTAACTGTTGCTTGCCTTCCGGAAGTAAGTGGGCATGCTGTACAGCAGTGTCAATTAGGGTCTTGTCATCCAGAAAGGCTGGTTGAAACATGTCAAGTtgaggaggaggaacagaagaTAGTAGAGAGAGACTGTTGGAGTTTTTATTTCCAATCTTTCCCTTTGGATGTTGGGAGCGGATAACTGGTACACTGGCATTTGTTGGCTGGAAAGGATAATACTCTTTAGGATTGgactgaaatgaatacttttgatcTGCCACATTGATCTGTAGCCTACTGGAGAAGATAAAGTCCAGTCCTAACACGACTGCATAGGCCAGGGCTTTGGCTGATAGAACAACAGCAGATatggtgaatatttttttttttatgtaaggtGATTGGCATGTTTATCCAACCTAAAGGAATTTCTGCTTCCCCATTGGCGAGGTAGAGTGGACCCTGGGTCCATGGATTGAGTTTTTGTGAAGCGAGTTCCTTCCAGAGATTCTCATGTAGAAGGGTGTAGCTAGCCCCCGTATCAACAATGGCTTTTCCCTTCCAGGTACCAATACAGAGTGGTATCACTAACTGTTGTGGAACAATTTCAGTAGGTGGTGCTTTCTTACCAGTTGTTGGTGACTTCTGAGGAAAGGTGGCAGACACGGAGCGATTGCCAGGTGGACCAGTACCTTTAGAAGCTGTTGTTTAGAAATGTTGTCCGCTTGCTATTAGAGGAAAGGTGTTTGCTGGTGGACTGAGGTGACTGGGACTGAGAAGAGACAAAGTGAGGACAGCTGCCAGGGGAGTGATGGCCTTTACATCGCCAGCATTGCACTAAAGGCTTCTCTGCCGGACGGTTGGCAATAGGTCTTTGAGGCATGGATAAGGGTTGCTTAGA contains:
- the LOC132095808 gene encoding melanocortin receptor 4, with the translated sequence MNTSLHHGLQHSYRNHSQGAIPVGKPAQGERGSASGCYEQLLISTEVFLTLGLVSLLENILVIAAIVKNKNLHSPMYFFICSLAVADLLVSVSNASETVVMALITGGNLTNRESIIKNMDNIFDSMICSSLLASIWSLLAIAVDRYITIFYALRYHNIMTQRRAGTIITCIWTFCMVSGVLFIVYSESTTVLICLISMFFTMLALMASLYVHMFLLARLHMKRIAALPGNGPIWQAANMKGAITITILLGVFVVCWAPFFLHLILMISCPRNPYCICFMSHFNMYLILIMCNSVIDPLIYAFRSQEMRKTFKEICCCWYGLTSLCV